A window from Sphingopyxis alaskensis RB2256 encodes these proteins:
- a CDS encoding DUF736 domain-containing protein: MAKIGTFKKVSGEFRGSIVTLSVQAKSVRIAPEENPSGNAPSHRVFVGDVEVGAAWEKQTQDKRPYLSVKLDDPSFTAPIFAQLFAGEGDEHDLVWNRQSRRGD; this comes from the coding sequence ATGGCCAAGATCGGCACATTCAAGAAAGTCTCCGGAGAATTTCGGGGGAGCATCGTCACCCTCTCGGTGCAGGCAAAGTCGGTTCGCATCGCGCCCGAGGAAAATCCGAGCGGCAACGCCCCCAGCCACCGCGTCTTCGTGGGCGACGTCGAAGTCGGCGCGGCCTGGGAAAAGCAGACACAGGACAAGCGCCCCTATCTGTCGGTCAAGCTCGACGACCCAAGCTTCACGGCGCCGATCTTCGCGCAGCTTTTCGCGGGCGAAGGCGATGAGCATGACCTCGTCTGGAACCGACAGTCGCGCCGGGGCGACTGA